A region of Hoplias malabaricus isolate fHopMal1 chromosome 12, fHopMal1.hap1, whole genome shotgun sequence DNA encodes the following proteins:
- the ttc21b gene encoding tetratricopeptide repeat protein 21B produces the protein MNNAEDEELTLALIIYYCQEKYSRHVLNVSSEVQRKFNNEPVFTFFHAYGLLLQDRVQEAIQELELVKDKRDVSLCTLMALVYAQKKRPHPDRDTIQELDAKVKEDRKSASPKALYHTGMFLWLLGRNDKAREYVDRMIKISNGSKEGIILKGWIDLTSGKEAYAKKSGKYFDEALKEKSNIFALMGKVQYYEFRQNYSGALETVNQVIVSYPSFMPALVKKMKLLLSLQDWEQTVDAAQRLLQKDKNNLEALRMLALHSLCREGDIEESVNQLLNLISAMDTQEPNNSELLYRMSLAFTRVCGRAENVLQHTHMMVERSFSQSSRDAELATELGYQLVLQGRTKEAIKWYQTAMSLDESSVSALIGIIRCQLSEGHLQDAEQQLEFLTEIQQSIGKSAELLYLRAVLAIKKRKSQDEVINLLNDTVDTHFSTLQGLPLSIEYYEKLNPDFLLEIAKEYLALCPPKPPAQGQAPAPQLQHCASVLDTVVKIVPGLLQAVFLVAKARFLSGDIEAAQSSLQHCLDQKPSFADAHLLMAQIHLLHGNFKLSSQSLELCLSHNFEVREHPLYHLIKAQAQRKMGELQEAIQTLQLAMSLPGVKRAGSAARSKARRVELSTADCVSVYLELAEALWLNEEQHEAAKVMQDAINEFMGTPEELRVTIANADLALLRGDTELALSMLRNITQEQPYYVQAKEKMADIYLNNRKEKRLYVSCYRDLVEKMPSSHTYLLLGDAYMNIQEPELAIEVYEQALKRNPKDGAVASKIGKALVKTHNYVKAINYYEAALKSSQQNFLRYDLAELLMKLRQYERCERVLHEALTHDPVNELPLLTEDCRYLVLLSKIQSKVNKNDEALLSLHRARDVQAKVLKRVQLEQPDAVPMQKQLAAEICAEIAKHCSNQRGYERAVKFYKEALVYCENDSKVMLELAQLYLTLDDVEACQQQCSVILKNDQVNEAATLMMADLMFRKQDYEKAVFHFQQLLERKPDNYPTLSRLIDLLRRAGKLEEVPRFLEMAEKHSPRSKFEPGYNYCKGLYLWYTGEPNDGLRHFNKARKDNDWGQNAVYNMIEICLNPDNETMGGEVFENLDGDMGNSTEKQESEQLAVRTAEKLLKELKPQTSQGYVQLRILEHYCYLATKQKANVEKALGVFTEIANSEKDHVPALLAMATAYMILKQTPRARNQLKRIAKMNWNIVDADEFEKSWLLLADIYIQSGKYDMAGELLKRCLRHNKSCCKAYEYMGYIMEKEQSFRDAAMNYEMAWKYGNQTNPTIGYKLAFNYLKAKRHVDAIDVCHKVLDAHPNYPRIRKDILDKARAALRS, from the exons ATGAATAACGCTGAGGACGAAGAGTTAACTCTG GCTTTGATCATATATTATTGCCAAGAGAAGTATTCCAGGCATGTCTTGAACGTTTCAAGTGAAGTCCAACGAAAATTCAACAATGAACCAGTCTTCACATTCTTCCATGCCTATGGGCTTCTCCTGCAAG ACAGAGTGCAGGAGGCAATTCAAGAGCTGGAACTGGTGAAGGACAAGAGAGATGTATCTCTGTGTACACTGATGGCTTTGGTGTATGCCCAGAAGAAAAGACCTCACCCAG ACAGGGATACTATCCAGGAGCTGGATGCAAAAGTTAAGGAGGATCGAAAAAGTGCTAGCCCTAAAGCTTTGTACCACACTGGAATGTTTCTGTGGCTTCTGGGTCGCAATGACAAAGCCAGAGAGTATGTGGACCGGATGATCAAAATCTCCAATGGCTCCAAAGAA GGGATTATACTGAAAGGGTGGATAGATCTGACATCGGGTAAAGAAGCCTATGCCAAAAAGTCAGGAAAGTACTTTGATGAGGCCCTGAAGGAGAAAAGCAACATATTTGCCTTAATGGGAAAG GTGCAGTATTATGAATTCCGCCAGAATTACTCTGGTGCTTTAGAGACAGTTAACCAAGTCATAGTGAGTTACCCTTCCTTCATGCCTGCTCTGGTGAAGAAGATGAAGCTTCTGCTGAGCCTGCAGGACTGGGAACAGACTGTGGATGCTGCTCAGAG GCTGCTtcagaaagacaaaaataatcTGGAGGCTTTGAGAATGCTGGCACTGCACTCTCTGTGCAGAGAGGGAGATATTGAGGAG tcAGTGAACCAGCTGTTAAACCTTATCAGTGCCATGGACACCCAAGAACCAAACAACTCAGAACTTCTGTATAGAATGTCTTTAGCTTTCACACGGGTG TGTGGAAGAGCAGAAAATGTGCTGCAGCACACCCATATGATGGTGGAGCGTTCATTCTCCCAGTCCTCACGTGACGCAGAGCTGGCCACTGAGCTCGGCTACCAGCTGGTCCTGCAGGGAAGGACCAAGGAAGCCATAAAGTGGTACCAAACTGCAATGAGTCTGGATGAGAGCAGTGTCTCTGCTCTAATAG GTATTATACGCTGTCAGCTGAGTGAGGGTCATCTACAAGACGCAGAGCAACAGCTTGAATTCCTCACAGAGATCCAACAATCTATTGGCAAATCAGCG GAGCTGCTGTATTTGCGTGCGGTGTTGGCCATTAAGAAACGGAAGTCTCAGGATGAAGTGATCAACCTGCTGAATGACACAGTGGACACTCACTTCTCCACTCTTCAGGGTCTGCCACTGAGTATTGAATACTATGAGAAACTCAATCCTGACTTTCTCCTGGAGATTGCCAAAGAGTACCTGGCTCTGTGTCCTCCCAAG CCTCCAGCCCAAGGTCAAGCCCCTGCACCTCAGCTGCAGCACTGTGCCTCTGTGCTGGACACAGTGGTCAAGATTGTCCCTGGACTTCTCCAAGCTGTGTTTCTGGTGGCAAAAGCCAGGTTTCTGTCAG GTGACATAGAGGCAGCTCAGAGCAGCCTGCAGCACTGTTTGGATCAGAAGCCTTCATTTGCTGACGCTCACCTCTTGATGGCACAGATTCATCTTCTGCATGGCAATTTCAAACTCTCCTCTCAGTCCTTGGAGCTCTGCCTCAGCCACAACTTTGAG GTTAGGGAGCACCCTCTGTATCACCTGATCAAAGCACAGGCTCAGAGGAAGATGGGTGAGCTGCAGGAGGCCATTCAGACACTGCAGTTGGCAATGAGTCTGCCAGGTGTGAAGAGAGCTGGTTCTGCTGCCAGAAGCAAGGCCAGGAGAGTGGAGCTCAGTACGGCagattgtgtgtctgtgtatctggAGCTGGCTGAGGCACTCTGGCTTAATGAAGAACAG CACGAGGCAGCTAAAGTGATGCAGGATGCTATAAATGAGTTCATGGGCACTCCAGAGGAACTGCGTGTCACCATAGCTAACGCTGACCTTGCATTGTTGCGGGGAGACACAGAGCTTGCACTTAGCATGCTGAGAAATATCACACAAGAGCAGCCCTACTATGTGCAGGCCAAGGAGAAAATGGCTGATATCTATCTAAACAATCGGAAGGAGAAACGACTCTATGTGAGCTGTTACAG GGATTTGGTGGAAAAGATGCCCAGCTCACATACATACCTTCTATTGGGAGATGCTTACATGAACATCCAGGAG CCTGAGCTGGCCATCGAGGTGTATGAGCAGGCTTTGAAGAGAAACCCTAAAGATGGTGCTGTTGCTAGCAAGATTGGAAAAGCTCTTGTCAAGACTCACAACTATGTTAAG GCCATAAACTATTATGAAGCAGCTCTGAAGAGCAGTCAGCAGAACTTCCTTCGCTATGACTTGGCTGAGCTGCTTATGAAGCTGAGACAGTATGAACGCTGTGAGAGAGTTCTACATGAAGCACTCACACATGACCCTG tgAATGAACTACCGCTCCTAACTGAAGACTGCCGTTATCTTGTACTGCTATCCAAGATTCAGagcaaagtaaataaaaatgatgaggCTTTGCTTTCCTTACATCGT GCGAGGGACGTTCAGGCAAAAGTGCTGAAGCGTGTTCAGCTGGAGCAGCCCGATGCTGTGCCGATGCAGAAGCAGCTCGCTGCTGAGATCTGTGCCGAAATCGCCAAACACTGCAGCAACCAGCGTGGCTATGAGAGAGCAGTCAAGTTTTACAAAGAAGCGCTTGTATACTGCGAGAATGACAGCAAG GTGATGTTGGAGCTAGCCCAGCTTTATCTAACACTGGATGATGTTGAGGCCTGTCAGCAGCAGTGTAGTGTCATTCTGAAGAATGACCAAGTTAATGAAGCAGCAACACTG ATGATGGCTGATTTGATGTTCAGGAAACAAGACTATGAGAAGGCTGTCTTCCACTTCCAACAGCTGCTGGAGAGGAAACCAG acaACTACCCAACACTGTCCAGGCTAATTGACCTGCTGCGCAGAGCTGGCAAACTGGAGGAGGTTCCCAGATTTCTGGAGATGGCTGAAAAACATTCACCCAGGTCCAAGTTTGAGCCTGGATACAACTATTGCAAGGGCCTATACTTGTG GTACACAGGGGAGCCCAATGACGGCTTGCGTCACTTTAATAAGGCTCGTAAGGACAATGACTGGGGTCAGAATGCAGTGTACAACATGATTGAGATTTGCCTGAACCCAGACAATGAGACTATGGGAGGCGAGGTGTTTGAGAATCTGGATGGAGACATGGG GAATTCTACAGAGAAGCAAGAGTCTGAGCAGCTGGCTGTGAGAACAGCAGAGAAGCTGCTGAAGGAGCTGAAGCCACAGACCTCTCAGGGCTATGTGCAGTTGCGTATTCTGGAGCACTATTGTTACCTGGCCACCAAGCAGAAGGCCAATGTTGAGAAAGCCCTAGGAGTGTTCACTGAGATTGCCAACAGTGAG AAAGACCATGTTCCTGCATTGCTGGCTATGGCCACAGCCTACATGATCCTGAAACAGACTCCACGAGCCAGGAACCAGCTCAAGCGCATTGCCAAGATGAACTGGAACATTGTTGATGCCGATGAGTTTGAGAAAAGCTGGCTGCTTCTGGCAGACATCTACATCCAGTCAGGCAAATACGACATGGCAGGAGAGCTCCTGAAGCGTTGTCTACGCCACAATAAG TCATGCTGCAAAGCTTATGAATACATGGGTTACATCATGGAGAAGGAGCAATCATTCAGAGATGCAGCTATGAACTACGAAATGGCCTGGAAATATGGCAATCAGACCAACCCAACTATAG GGTACAAGCTTGCATTCAATTATCTGAAGGCAAAGAGACATGTGGATGCCATAGATGTTTGTCACAAA GTCTTGGATGCGCACCCAAATTATCCAAGGATAAGAAAGGACATTTTGGACAAAGCAAGAGCTGCTTTAAGATCTTAa